CGCCCGAGGCCATGCGGCGCGACTTCCTGCAAACGGGATTTGTCACCGAGGACAGCGAACTGTTCCTCATCGAAGACCACTCACAGCACATCATCGGCACGATCACGCACTTCAAAAGCCGCACGCCAGCCTCGCGCGAGATCGGCTACCGCTTGTTCGACCGGCAGCGGGACGGACGCGGCTACATCAGCGAAGCGGCGCACCTGGTGGTCGATTACCTGTTCAACGCCTATTCGTACCACCGGCTGGAGCTGCTGATGGACCCGCTGAACATCGGTTCCGAGCGCATCGCGCAAAAGAACGGATTTACCGAGGAAGGCTTGCTGCGCCAGGCCTTCTTTATCAATGGCGTGATGCGCGATGTCAAAATGTACAGCCTGCTGCGTCCCGAATGGCAGGCGCGCCGCAGCTGACTTGTTACGGCCGGGGGGCGATTGTAATAAGTTGTATTAGACGTGGAACAAGCTTGCGGCAGCAGATATAGTCCACTTCATGCAGATCATTGTGATCTCGCCGGAATGGAAGGAAATGCCATGTTGAACAAGAAACTCCTGGGTGCGGTAATGGTCGCTGCAGTGGCTGTGTCTTCGGCCGCAGTCGCCGGTGACCGCGACTTCAATACCGTTGCAGGCGCCGTTGTCGGGGCGGCCATTGGCAACAGCACCGGCGGACGCAATGGCGCGATCGTCGGTGGCGTGCTGGGCGCCGCCGTCGGCAACAGCATCAGCACGAATGACCGCTACTACGACCGTGGCGGCTATCGCGGCGGCTACCGCGAAACCTATTATGCGCCTGCGCCGCAACCGGTGTACTACGCGCCGGCCCCGCAGCCCGTGTATTACGCGCCGCCACCACGCTACTACGGCCCGCCGGCCGTCGTCTACGTGCAACCGGGCCGCGGCTACTACCGCGACCATGGCCGCCGCGACTACTATGACCGCGGCCACGGTCACGGTCACGGCTGGGGCCATCGCCGCTAAGCAGCACCCTGTACCCGCACCATGAAAAACCTGCGCCAGCCTGCTGCCGCAGGTTTTTTTTGTTAGATAAGCAAGGTATCGCCCCTGCACAATTTCGGCTAAGCTGTATCCTATGATCAACATTGCTGGCCGCATGGACCGCTCAACCGATGCATTTAATCAAAGACGCGCTTGACTTCGGCCCCTGGCTCGATGCCGCCGCCGGCAGCAGCGTGGGCGCCGGCCCCCTGCCGCGGCGCGAGAACCAGGACAACTTCCTGCTGATCGATGCCAGCGGCCACGCCGTCTGCCTGTCGCGGCAGGCGCCCTTCCACTGCCAGGTGCCAGGCTGGCCGCGCGGCCATGTACGTGCAGCCGTGCTCGACGGCATGGGCGGCCATGGCCAGGGGCGCGAAGCGGCGGAAGCGGCCGTGCAAGGCTTGCTGGCCGTGCCCGCCTGCCTCGACCCGGCCAGCCTGGCAGCCAGGCTCGACCAGTTGCACACGCGCTTGCAGAACACCTTCGCCAGGACCGCGCCTGCCCAGGCGCGTCCGCCCGGCACCACCCTGACCTTGCTGGAAGTGCCGCCCGGCGAAGCGCCGCTGCTGTATCACGTGGGCGATTCGCGCCTGTATGAAATTGCCGATGGCGTGGCCAGCATCCTCACCGTCGACCACGTGCCGGCCACCGTGTACGCCATGCGCGGCGCGCTCGACGAAACGCGCTGGCGCGCCACCGTGCACGGCGAGCACCATCCGCAAATCTCGCAGGCCTTTATTTTAGGCAACGCCCTCAGCGACAGCTTGCAGCTCGACAAGCCCTTGATCGGCCTCGATGCGACCGCCTTGCCGCCCTTCCTCGCGCACCTGGGCGACCGCCGCGTGCTGCGCGTGCGCCCCGGTGCCCACTATCTGCTGGCCAGCGACGGTTTCTGGGCTTGCGAGGATCCGCTGGCGCTCACGGCCCGCTGGCCCGCCCTGTGCGCCGGCAAGAGTGCTGCCCAGGCCGTCAGCGCCCTGTTCCACGACTTCCTCTCCGATCCGCCAACAGGTTTACATAGCGACAACATTACCATGGTGGTACTGCGCTTCGATGCGGCGTTCAGCGGCCCGAGCGGCTAGCGGCCAGTCGCCCGCGGTGACGCCATACGCAATGACGAGCTGGAGCGGGCGTTGGACAGGCATGATCGTCTCTCGATTCAAGCGTTGGGGGAGCGGCCAGCATAGTGCAAAACGCCCGTGGCCCGCATCGCGGGTGTAAAAATACCCGCGAGGCGACTCCATGCAATATCAAAATAACATATCCAGAAAGACATAAAATGTGTTTTTGAGCAATAGTTTCCATGACATACATGGCGAGGTGTGGCCAGGGACATGAATTTGGGCAAAAAGAGCGCATTCCGGTGCAGTGAAAGTTGCCAAGCGGGCGCAAAAGCGCGTAAGCTCTCATGTAGAACAGAGGGCGCAATGTCCCCACTCGATTCGAGTCAGAATGTCATGAAAAAATGCAGCAA
Above is a genomic segment from Janthinobacterium sp. 64 containing:
- a CDS encoding GNAT family N-acetyltransferase — protein: MLKGTLCTIRHLQAADLNTYIALVNDLPSRGEFFSMQFKSPEAMRRDFLQTGFVTEDSELFLIEDHSQHIIGTITHFKSRTPASREIGYRLFDRQRDGRGYISEAAHLVVDYLFNAYSYHRLELLMDPLNIGSERIAQKNGFTEEGLLRQAFFINGVMRDVKMYSLLRPEWQARRS
- a CDS encoding glycine zipper 2TM domain-containing protein — encoded protein: MLNKKLLGAVMVAAVAVSSAAVAGDRDFNTVAGAVVGAAIGNSTGGRNGAIVGGVLGAAVGNSISTNDRYYDRGGYRGGYRETYYAPAPQPVYYAPAPQPVYYAPPPRYYGPPAVVYVQPGRGYYRDHGRRDYYDRGHGHGHGWGHRR
- a CDS encoding PP2C family protein-serine/threonine phosphatase, giving the protein MHLIKDALDFGPWLDAAAGSSVGAGPLPRRENQDNFLLIDASGHAVCLSRQAPFHCQVPGWPRGHVRAAVLDGMGGHGQGREAAEAAVQGLLAVPACLDPASLAARLDQLHTRLQNTFARTAPAQARPPGTTLTLLEVPPGEAPLLYHVGDSRLYEIADGVASILTVDHVPATVYAMRGALDETRWRATVHGEHHPQISQAFILGNALSDSLQLDKPLIGLDATALPPFLAHLGDRRVLRVRPGAHYLLASDGFWACEDPLALTARWPALCAGKSAAQAVSALFHDFLSDPPTGLHSDNITMVVLRFDAAFSGPSG